In Treponema sp. OMZ 798, the following proteins share a genomic window:
- a CDS encoding PEGA domain-containing protein: MSSSFKLKKLIFLSVFFFIVSFLFAQKTEDENSDWTIAVSEFKTEGLPSSYQSYKTIVPQMFLIYMDTGSKRIVPFEEKKMRALMEASNKKLKLIKERAKLIKDRDELFLSVEDKKVKDEKEKKLTEEILKKEKGIYDAGIDIKIEENRFFTSGQPKNISLWKYGETLYKMSENADLGESLKKENISALIYGSVKDISGYMVITAYLDTGLSGMKVHEFSGAGRYDDVEKVVEMLVRQIYTIIQNTKEVKVFFEVNPKNAKVYIDGKLIRDFSKPVTLREGFYQIGASAQDYVEEAKKIELKNKDAYTLKINLKKEKTETIGFNLKSGSPNLFFKSQYSIRIPGIITIPKMKSIFEFEEKGVHTFGVLEPSNNSFSRQNVQNMIIKLNKKNVKDSIETQRKILYWSLGALYISLPITMILKSRVDDEVYAFKSGKVPYQQSKVERINRLGMTQNVFQGITIALGVNYFIQLIIYLVKADRALPRKIKPNYSDPVYEETALDKPAGDQSIADKPIIKDEENKNEE, translated from the coding sequence ATGAGCTCTTCCTTTAAATTGAAAAAGCTTATTTTTTTATCGGTCTTTTTTTTTATAGTTTCTTTTTTGTTTGCACAAAAAACTGAAGATGAAAATTCCGATTGGACTATTGCCGTTTCCGAATTCAAAACGGAAGGACTTCCTTCCTCTTATCAAAGCTATAAAACGATAGTGCCTCAAATGTTTTTAATCTACATGGATACCGGCTCAAAAAGAATAGTACCCTTTGAAGAAAAAAAAATGCGGGCCTTGATGGAAGCTTCAAACAAAAAACTAAAACTTATAAAAGAAAGGGCAAAACTTATTAAGGACAGGGATGAGCTTTTTTTATCCGTTGAAGATAAAAAAGTAAAAGATGAAAAAGAAAAAAAACTTACGGAGGAAATTTTAAAAAAAGAAAAAGGTATTTACGATGCCGGTATAGATATCAAAATAGAAGAAAACCGTTTTTTTACTTCAGGTCAGCCTAAAAATATAAGCTTGTGGAAATATGGGGAGACTCTGTACAAGATGTCTGAAAATGCCGACTTAGGTGAAAGCTTAAAAAAAGAAAATATATCGGCTCTTATTTACGGCTCGGTAAAAGATATTTCCGGTTATATGGTTATAACCGCTTATTTGGATACAGGACTTTCCGGAATGAAGGTTCACGAATTTTCAGGGGCCGGAAGATACGACGATGTTGAAAAAGTCGTAGAAATGCTGGTGCGTCAAATATACACAATTATTCAAAATACAAAAGAAGTAAAAGTCTTCTTTGAGGTAAATCCTAAAAACGCCAAGGTTTATATTGACGGTAAGCTTATACGGGACTTTTCAAAACCCGTAACATTGCGTGAGGGATTTTATCAAATAGGGGCTTCTGCTCAAGATTATGTTGAGGAAGCAAAAAAAATAGAGCTAAAAAATAAAGATGCCTATACCTTAAAGATTAATTTAAAAAAAGAAAAAACCGAAACAATAGGTTTTAATCTTAAAAGCGGTTCCCCCAATTTATTTTTTAAATCCCAATATTCCATTCGAATACCCGGAATCATAACCATCCCTAAAATGAAATCTATTTTTGAATTTGAAGAAAAGGGGGTGCATACCTTCGGAGTTCTTGAGCCTTCAAATAATAGTTTTTCACGGCAAAATGTTCAAAATATGATAATAAAGTTAAACAAAAAAAATGTAAAAGATTCGATAGAAACTCAACGGAAAATTTTATATTGGTCTTTAGGCGCCTTGTACATAAGTTTGCCCATAACAATGATTTTAAAATCCAGAGTGGATGATGAGGTATATGCTTTTAAAAGCGGTAAGGTTCCTTATCAACAGTCCAAGGTTGAGCGTATAAACAGGCTGGGCATGACTCAAAATGTTTTTCAGGGAATTACGATTGCTTTGGGAGTTAATTATTTTATACAGTTAATAATCTATCTTGTAAAGGCAGATAGGGCCTTACCCCGAAAGATAAAACCTAACTACTCCGATCCTGTTTATGAAGAAACTGCTCTTGATAAACCTGCCGGAGATCAGTCTATAGCCGATAAACCTATTATTAAAGATGAGGAGAATAAAAATGAAGAATAA
- a CDS encoding CRISPR-associated protein Cas2: protein MFVSVVIDPGGRESASHLAEVLTANGFERVQHACWESVTINDEGLVTLKQDIDRVTDYYDIVRLYQYPIQDVLAITTLYKKKWRRVLVRPPAKKLEK from the coding sequence ATGTTTGTTTCAGTTGTTATAGATCCGGGAGGAAGGGAATCGGCTTCTCATCTGGCAGAAGTTCTAACGGCCAACGGCTTTGAACGGGTTCAGCATGCTTGCTGGGAATCGGTAACAATAAATGACGAAGGACTTGTTACATTAAAGCAGGATATAGACCGAGTTACCGATTATTACGACATCGTCCGTCTCTACCAATATCCTATTCAGGATGTATTGGCAATAACTACGCTTTATAAAAAAAAGTGGAGGAGGGTCCTTGTGCGCCCGCCTGCAAAAAAATTGGAGAAGTAA
- the ftsY gene encoding signal recognition particle-docking protein FtsY codes for MKNKSFAAGLKKLFGLYKGPDESFFEDLTDTLIEGDIGAKTALEIEASLRDLCKKEKLVSEGDVLNGLYNILLPYVKVTSLEPEKGKVSIYLVLGVNGVGKTTSIGKMASYYKQKCDIPIILAAGDTFRAAAIEQLKFHGEKNDVRVVAHQHGGDPGAVIFDAGDAMAAAGGGLVLADTAGRLHNKENLVRELQKIDRIAKSKASEGCYKKILVLDATTGQNGLRQAEVFHEAIGVDAVFLTKYDSTAKGGVAVTAGKELNLPMLFVGTGEKYENISPFSAENYVKEFIGKI; via the coding sequence ATGAAGAATAAAAGTTTTGCTGCCGGATTAAAAAAACTATTCGGTTTATATAAGGGCCCGGATGAATCTTTTTTTGAAGATTTAACCGATACCCTGATAGAAGGTGACATAGGAGCAAAAACAGCTCTCGAAATTGAAGCCTCTTTAAGAGATTTATGTAAAAAGGAAAAGCTTGTTTCTGAAGGCGATGTTTTAAACGGTCTTTATAATATTTTATTACCCTATGTAAAGGTAACCTCCTTAGAACCTGAGAAGGGTAAGGTTTCTATTTATCTTGTTCTGGGTGTAAACGGGGTAGGAAAGACAACCTCAATAGGAAAGATGGCTTCTTATTATAAACAAAAATGCGATATTCCCATCATTTTGGCTGCCGGAGATACCTTTAGAGCAGCTGCCATAGAGCAACTGAAATTTCATGGTGAAAAAAATGATGTGAGGGTGGTTGCTCATCAGCATGGCGGAGATCCCGGTGCCGTTATCTTTGATGCAGGGGATGCCATGGCTGCTGCAGGAGGCGGCCTCGTCCTTGCAGACACGGCAGGGAGACTTCACAATAAAGAAAACCTTGTAAGAGAGCTTCAAAAAATAGACAGGATTGCAAAGTCAAAGGCCTCTGAGGGCTGCTATAAAAAGATATTGGTTTTGGATGCAACAACAGGCCAAAACGGTCTAAGGCAGGCCGAAGTCTTCCATGAAGCTATAGGAGTGGATGCAGTTTTTTTAACAAAGTATGACTCTACGGCAAAGGGCGGTGTTGCCGTTACGGCAGGAAAAGAGCTCAATCTTCCCATGCTCTTCGTCGGAACCGGCGAAAAGTATGAAAACATATCTCCTTTTTCGGCTGAAAATTATGTAAAGGAATTTATCGGAAAAATATAA
- the prfB gene encoding peptide chain release factor 2 (programmed frameshift): protein MEDYRSNLEELKNDISNIWGRLDPEAVKSKIAEKEAITLAPDFWNDSKKAEKIMGEIKALKNRIYPWQELMDEVSDLEVLMELSDESGNEELAEEISSSYNSVYEKYKKLSILSLLSGEVDKNDAYLTVHAGAGGTEACDWASMLVRMYLRWCESRGFKTEVIDLIEAEGGIKSATFQISGDFAFGLLKSETGIHRLVRISPFDSNGRRHTSFTSVFAFPVLDDTIEVDIRPEDLRIDTYRAGGAGGQHVNKTDSAVRITHIPTGIVVACQSQRSQISNKATAMNVLKSRLYNYYEEQKEKENMKFAAEKKGISWGNQIRSYVFQPYTMVKDHRTKYETGNIQAVMDGDIDEFINSFLNTKIEDMSIDEDDSL, encoded by the exons ATGGAAGACTATAGATCAAATTTAGAAGAATTAAAAAACGATATCTCTAATATTTGGGGGCGTCTT GACCCTGAGGCGGTAAAATCAAAGATTGCCGAAAAAGAAGCTATAACCTTAGCTCCCGATTTTTGGAATGACAGTAAAAAAGCCGAAAAAATCATGGGTGAGATAAAGGCCCTTAAAAACAGAATCTATCCTTGGCAGGAACTCATGGATGAGGTTTCGGATTTGGAAGTTTTAATGGAGCTTTCAGATGAGTCGGGCAATGAAGAGCTGGCCGAAGAGATCAGCTCAAGCTATAATTCCGTTTACGAAAAATACAAAAAATTAAGTATATTGAGCCTCCTTTCAGGTGAGGTCGATAAAAACGATGCCTATCTTACCGTTCATGCCGGAGCCGGGGGAACGGAGGCCTGTGATTGGGCAAGTATGCTGGTGCGTATGTATTTGCGCTGGTGTGAATCCCGCGGCTTTAAAACCGAAGTCATAGATTTGATTGAAGCTGAGGGAGGGATAAAGTCCGCTACCTTTCAGATTTCGGGTGATTTTGCCTTCGGTCTTTTAAAAAGCGAAACGGGAATTCACCGCTTGGTACGCATAAGCCCCTTCGATTCCAACGGCAGGAGACATACGTCCTTTACTTCCGTGTTTGCCTTTCCCGTTCTTGATGATACGATAGAAGTCGATATAAGGCCTGAAGACCTGCGCATCGATACCTACCGTGCCGGAGGTGCCGGAGGTCAGCACGTAAACAAAACCGACTCGGCCGTCCGCATTACCCATATTCCCACAGGTATAGTTGTTGCCTGTCAAAGTCAAAGGAGCCAAATCAGCAATAAGGCCACGGCAATGAATGTTCTAAAATCAAGGCTTTATAATTATTATGAAGAGCAAAAAGAAAAAGAGAACATGAAATTTGCCGCCGAAAAAAAAGGTATTTCCTGGGGCAATCAGATCCGTTCCTATGTTTTTCAACCTTATACAATGGTAAAAGATCATAGAACCAAGTATGAAACCGGAAATATTCAGGCTGTAATGGACGGAGATATAGACGAGTTTATAAACAGCTTTTTAAATACAAAGATTGAAGATATGAGCATTGATGAGGACGATTCTCTATGA